The window CTCCGGATCGGGGATCGGCAGGGCATCGATGTCGGCCTGGGTGGTCACGACCTTCTTGAAACGCGGGCCTTCGCCGGTCTCGAAGTACAGGCCCTGGCCCATGGCGTCGGGGATGGTGAGGATGTCGGAGAAGAGGATCGCGGCATCCAGCTGCGGGTAACGGTCCAGCGGCTGCAGGGTCACTTCGCAGGCCATCTGCGGGTTCATGCACAGGCTCATGAAGTCACCGGCCTTGGCGCGGGTGGCGCGGTATTCCGGCAGGTAGCGGCCGGCCTGGCGCATCATCCAGACGGGGGTGACATCGACGGGCTGCTTGAGCAGGGCGCGGAGGAAGCGATCGTTCTTCAGGGCAGTCATAACGGCATCCGGAAAAAAAGTGCGGGCATTTTCGCAAAGCCCAAACGAAAAGGCACGGCGGGTGCCGTGCCTTTTGTCTTGCGCGACATTTGGTCGCTGCTGGAAGTGCTTTTCGTAGGACCGAGGGGACGCCTAGTCCTTGCTCGCGAATGCCCCGCTGCGGGGCAAGTTCGCGAGCAAGCTCGCTCCTACAAACTCCCGATCAGACGCCCAGGTAGTCCAGAATGCCTTCAGCAGCCGTACGCCCTTCGAAGATCGCGGTCACCACCAGGTCGGAACCCCGGACCATGTCTCCACCGGCGAAGATCTTCGGATTGCTGGTCTGGTGCTTGAACTGCGCGGCGGCCGGGGCGATGACGCGGCCCTGGCTGTCGATTTCCACCTGGTGCTGGTCGAACCACGGGGCCGGGCTCGGGCGGAAGCCGAAGGCGATCAGCACGGCTTCGGCCGGGATGATTTCCTCGGAGCCCGGGATCGGCTCGGGGCTGCGACGGCCACGGGCATCCGGCTCGCCGAGACGGGTCTCGACCACCTTAACGCCTTCCACCTTGTCCTCGCCGACGATGGCGATGGGCTGGCGGTTGAAGAGGAACTTCACGCCCTCTTCCTTGGCGTTCTTCACCTCTTTGCGCGAGCCAGGCATGTTCTCTTCGTCACGACGGTAGGCGCAGGTCACGCTCTTGGCCCCCTGGCGGATCGAAGTACGGTTGCAGTCCATCGCGGTGTCGCCACCGCCCAGCACCACGACACGCTTGCCCTTCATGTCGACAAAGTCTTCCGGCGACTTCTCGAAGCCCAGATTGCGGTTCACGTTGGCGATCAGGAAGTCCAGCGCATCGTGCACGCCGGGCAGGTCCTCGCCGGGGAAGCCGCCTTTCATGTAGGTGTAGGTGCCCATGCCCATGAACACGGCATCGTACTCATCGAGCAGTTGCTCCATGGTCACGTCCTTGCCAATCTCGGTGTTCAGGCGGAACTCGATGCCCATGCCGGTGAAGACTTCTCGGCGACGGGACAGCACCTG of the Pseudomonas sp. PSE14 genome contains:
- a CDS encoding FAD-dependent oxidoreductase, which codes for MSERLNNDFQFIEVGRKDPKKKLLRQRKREFVEIYDLFKPQQAADQAHRCLGCGNPYCEWKCPVHNFIPNWLKLVSEGNILAAAELSHQTNTLPEVCGRVCPQDRLCEGACTLNDGFGAVTIGSVEKYITDTAFAMGWRPDMSKVKPTGKRVAVIGAGPAGLGCADVLVRNGVTPVVFDKNPEIGGLLTFGIPEFKLEKQVLSRRREVFTGMGIEFRLNTEIGKDVTMEQLLDEYDAVFMGMGTYTYMKGGFPGEDLPGVHDALDFLIANVNRNLGFEKSPEDFVDMKGKRVVVLGGGDTAMDCNRTSIRQGAKSVTCAYRRDEENMPGSRKEVKNAKEEGVKFLFNRQPIAIVGEDKVEGVKVVETRLGEPDARGRRSPEPIPGSEEIIPAEAVLIAFGFRPSPAPWFDQHQVEIDSQGRVIAPAAAQFKHQTSNPKIFAGGDMVRGSDLVVTAIFEGRTAAEGILDYLGV